Proteins co-encoded in one Quercus robur chromosome 8, dhQueRobu3.1, whole genome shotgun sequence genomic window:
- the LOC126696334 gene encoding LOB domain-containing protein 2: MERNNNGAQAANPACAACKHQRKKCTESCILAPYFPANRSREFQAVHKVFGVSNVTKILKNLMEEDRKAAVESMVWEASCRQKDPVLGPYGEYTRLFDELKNYKSQLPGGGIGYKVVEPNLMVWSGTNRIHDKGMANGGEVVGNTLNYNNIPDNGNGMVDSNLYGYSLDYEDKVIREATVASGGVPLQQNSINGFNHQQYYHPGNYLNLSALFLGNFL; encoded by the coding sequence atGGAAAGGAACAACAATGGAGCACAAGCAGCAAATCCAGCCTGTGCTGCTTGCAAACATCAAAGGAAGAAGTGCACGGAGTCGTGCATATTGGCGCCTTATTTTCCTGCTAACAGAAGTAGGGAATTTCAAGCGGTGCATAAAGTGTTTGGTGTTAGCAACGTGACAAAGATCCTCAAAAATCTCATGGAGGAAGACCGGAAAGCAGCAGTGGAATCGATGGTGTGGGAAGCTTCTTGTAGACAAAAAGATCCAGTTTTGGGTCCTTATGGAGAATATACAAGGCTTTTTGATGAACTTAAGAATTACAAAAGCCAATTACCTGGAGGAGGTATAGGATATAAAGTTGTTGAGCCGAATTTGATGGTATGGAGTGGGACTAATAGGATACACGATAAGGGGATGGCTAATGGTGGAGAAGTTGTTGGTAACACATTGAATTATAACAACATTCCTGATAATGGGAATGGTATGGTTGATTCTAACCTATATGGTTATTCTTTAGATTACGAAGATAAAGTAATTAGAGAAGCAACTGTTGCTTCAGGAGGTGTTCCATTGCAGCAGAACTCAATCAATGGATTTAACCACCAGCAATACTATCATCCAGGTAATTACTTAAATCTCAGTGCATTGTTTTTGGGGAATTTTCTGTAG
- the LOC126695643 gene encoding glucosidase 2 subunit beta isoform X1, whose translation MALETRHHRSLLTQLISLLSASFFFTCSYGYILGLHPLDEKYFDSEVIKCKDGSKSFTRDRVNDNFCDCVDGTDEPGTSACQAGKFYCRNVGSKPQFIFSSRINDRFCDCCDGSDEHDGSVHCTNTCVMGGNIEYMTSSNFSTSLDMSSIDVKQTKSEVFMEDLIQKLKGLKVLIILQVVLICFAVIFRIFHRRTRSKIRRYR comes from the exons ATGGCGTTGGAGACCAGACATCATCGTAGTTTGCTCACGCAATTAATTTCTCTCCTCTCTGCCTCTTTCTTCTTTACCTGTTCCTACGGATATATCCTCGGACTCCACCCTCTTG ATGAGAAGTACTTTGATTCAGAGGTGATCAAGTGCAAGGATGGCTCCAAATCCTTCACCAGAGACCGTGTCAATGACAATTTCTGTGATTGTGTTGACGGGACTGATGAGCCCG GAACTTCAGCCTGTCAGGCAGGGAAATTTTATTGCAGGAATGTAGGAAGTAAACCTCAGTTTATATTTTCTTCTCGCATTAATGATCGATTTTGTG ATTGCTGTGATGGAAGTGATGAACATGATGGTAGCGTCCATTGTACCAACACATGCGTTATGGGTGGGAATATTGAGTACATGACCAGCAGTAATTTCTCAACAAGCCTTGACATGAGCTCTATTGatgtaaaacaaacaaaaagtgaAGTTTTTATGGAGGACTTGATCCAAAAGCTTAAAG GTCTGAAGGTATTAATTATCCTACAGGTGGTTCTCATTTGTTTTGCGGTGATTTTTCGAATTTTCCATCGCCGTACTAGATCTAAAATAAGGCGTTATCGTTGA
- the LOC126695643 gene encoding glucosidase 2 subunit beta isoform X2 yields MALETRHHRSLLTQLISLLSASFFFTCSYGYILGLHPLDEKYFDSEVIKCKDGSKSFTRDRVNDNFCDCVDGTDEPGTSACQAGKFYCRNVGSKPQFIFSSRINDRFCDCCDGSDEHDGSVHCTNTCVMGGNIEYMTSSNFSTSLDMSSIDVKQTKSEVFMEDLIQKLKGGSHLFCGDFSNFPSPY; encoded by the exons ATGGCGTTGGAGACCAGACATCATCGTAGTTTGCTCACGCAATTAATTTCTCTCCTCTCTGCCTCTTTCTTCTTTACCTGTTCCTACGGATATATCCTCGGACTCCACCCTCTTG ATGAGAAGTACTTTGATTCAGAGGTGATCAAGTGCAAGGATGGCTCCAAATCCTTCACCAGAGACCGTGTCAATGACAATTTCTGTGATTGTGTTGACGGGACTGATGAGCCCG GAACTTCAGCCTGTCAGGCAGGGAAATTTTATTGCAGGAATGTAGGAAGTAAACCTCAGTTTATATTTTCTTCTCGCATTAATGATCGATTTTGTG ATTGCTGTGATGGAAGTGATGAACATGATGGTAGCGTCCATTGTACCAACACATGCGTTATGGGTGGGAATATTGAGTACATGACCAGCAGTAATTTCTCAACAAGCCTTGACATGAGCTCTATTGatgtaaaacaaacaaaaagtgaAGTTTTTATGGAGGACTTGATCCAAAAGCTTAAAG GTGGTTCTCATTTGTTTTGCGGTGATTTTTCGAATTTTCCATCGCCGTACTAG
- the LOC126695644 gene encoding pentatricopeptide repeat-containing protein At1g06270, with product MMVGAAKICRFLLHFHDCHFRFPSIHPFSSQQRLEESVKAAVEAKTYEQIPDLVSSKEACQNPNPFSFLSTFPLNLRTQIVDEILQSFIPLRPRSRPQIAYTCLLSYTLQSPNPLPLGLAILQRVLHSGCVPVPQTRLLLSSAWLERRHHSESVPNILLEMQSIGYCPDCGTCNYLISSLCAVDQLAEAVKVLKGMGRAGCVPDLESYGIVISTMCTLRRTAEATEMLKQMVVQMGLTPRQGTVVKVAAALRSNREIWKAVEMIDFLEREGYAVGFESYELVVEGCLECSEYILAGKVVMGMTERGFIPYIRVRQKVVERLAGIGEWELACAVRQRFADLKS from the coding sequence ATGATGGTTGGAGCAGCAAAGATTTGCAGATTTCTTCTGCATTTTCATGATTGTCACTTCCGGTTTCCTTCAATTCATCCATTCTCATCGCAGCAACGGCTAGAAGAATCTGTTAAAGCTGCAGTTGAAGCCAAAACCTACGAACAAATTCCTGACCTTGTTTCCTCAAAAGAAGCTTgccaaaacccaaatccattCTCATTCCTCTCGACCTTTCCCCTCAACCTCAGAACACAAATCGTTGATGAAATTTTACAGTCTTTTATTCCTCTCAGACCCCGCTCTCGCCCCCAGATTGCCTATACATGCCTCCTCTCGTACACTCTCCAAAGCCCCAATCCCCTCCCTCTTGGACTCGCTATCCTCCAAAGAGTTCTTCACTCTGGCTGTGTTCCTGTCCCTCAAACTCGCCTCCTCCTCTCTTCTGCATGGCTTGAGCGCCGGCACCATTCTGAGTCAGTTCCTAACATCCTGTTGGAGATGCAATCAATTGGATATTGTCCAGACTGTGGCACATGCAATTATCTTATATCATCTCTATGTGCTGTTGATCAATTGGCAGAGGCCGTTAAAGTGTTGAAGGGAATGGGTAGGGCCGGATGTGTTCCTGATCTGGAGAGTTATGGCATTGTAATCAGTACAATGTGCACACTCAGAAGAACTGCAGAGGCAACAGAGATGTTGAAGCAAATGGTGGTGCAAATGGGATTGACACCAAGGCAGGGAACAGTGGTGAAGGTGGCAGCGGCATTGAGGTCAAACAGAGAGATATGGAAGGCAGTTGAGATGATTGATTTCTTGGAGAGAGAGGGTTACGCTGTTGGGTTTGAAAGCTATGAGTTGGTGGTTGAGGGGTGCTTGGAGTGTAGTGAGTATATTTTGGCAGGAAAGGTGGTAATGGGGATGACAGAGAGAGGGTTTATTCCATATATCAGGGTCAGGCAAAAGGTGGTTGAGAGACTTGCTGGTATAGGTGAATGGGAACTTGCTTGTGCTGTGAGGCAAAGATTTGCAGATTTAAAGTCTTAG